One window of Candidatus Thermoplasmatota archaeon genomic DNA carries:
- the secY gene encoding preprotein translocase subunit SecY: MAEEKKSRLYVLKPLIERWPAVAKPEIHVNFRTKLLWTVLCLIIYFVLTNIMIYGIQGQVLDLFASFRAIMAGASGSLMHLGIGPIVTASIILQLFVGAKIIKLDLTKKEDKAIYQGTQKILVIVMILVEAIPQIYGYLEPSTQLVSMVGGMGANLIIISQLFMGAILVFFMDELISKWGIGSGISLFIAAGVSQSLFTGLFNWLPGDAKHPISFSNPPAGTIPGVYYMMSQMSLGELVDGGFQYIFIGHGGFQNAIIPLIGTIVIFFVVVFVESSRIELPLAHAKVRGARGRYPIRLMYASNIPVILMSALLANINMFALLFYTHPTLKNLPLLGHQWWIGTYDTSAGSTMPIAGGAWYLSGLNGINSWFMPIFAGGYGGHAAWQYALKVIIYMSVMIFGSILFAKFWIETTDMGPQAVAKQIQNSGMVIPGFRRDPRVLGKVLERYIPVVTVIGGASVGALAALADAVGTLGNASGTGVLLTVGIMIQMYEQIAREQAMEMHPILRGFFGNE, encoded by the coding sequence TCATCATTTACTTTGTTTTAACCAACATCATGATTTATGGGATACAAGGACAGGTTCTTGATTTGTTTGCAAGTTTTCGAGCAATCATGGCAGGTGCCTCCGGGTCTTTGATGCATCTCGGTATCGGACCGATTGTCACTGCGTCAATCATTCTTCAGCTTTTTGTCGGTGCAAAAATCATCAAATTGGATTTAACCAAAAAAGAGGATAAAGCAATCTACCAGGGAACCCAAAAAATTCTGGTTATCGTGATGATTCTTGTTGAGGCGATCCCTCAGATTTACGGTTATCTTGAACCAAGTACGCAGCTCGTCAGCATGGTTGGAGGCATGGGTGCGAATCTCATTATTATCTCCCAGTTGTTTATGGGTGCGATCCTTGTTTTTTTCATGGATGAGTTGATCTCAAAATGGGGTATTGGCTCTGGTATATCCTTATTTATTGCAGCAGGTGTTTCACAATCACTCTTCACTGGTTTGTTTAACTGGTTACCAGGTGACGCAAAACATCCAATAAGCTTTAGTAATCCACCTGCTGGGACGATCCCTGGTGTCTACTATATGATGTCTCAGATGAGCCTTGGAGAACTCGTCGATGGTGGATTTCAATATATCTTCATTGGTCATGGTGGATTTCAAAACGCAATTATACCTCTGATTGGAACTATTGTGATTTTCTTTGTTGTTGTGTTCGTTGAATCATCACGAATTGAGCTTCCCCTTGCTCATGCAAAAGTACGTGGTGCACGAGGAAGATACCCAATACGACTCATGTATGCCTCAAATATTCCAGTTATTCTCATGTCTGCATTGCTTGCGAATATCAATATGTTTGCTTTGCTGTTTTACACGCATCCCACGTTAAAAAATCTCCCGCTGCTCGGCCATCAATGGTGGATTGGCACCTACGATACCTCAGCAGGTTCGACGATGCCAATTGCTGGTGGTGCCTGGTATCTCTCAGGACTCAATGGTATCAATAGTTGGTTTATGCCGATTTTTGCAGGTGGTTACGGTGGTCATGCTGCCTGGCAGTATGCCTTGAAAGTAATTATCTACATGTCGGTGATGATCTTTGGTTCAATCTTATTTGCGAAGTTTTGGATTGAAACAACCGATATGGGGCCGCAGGCTGTCGCAAAACAGATTCAAAACTCAGGGATGGTTATCCCTGGTTTCCGGAGAGATCCTCGAGTTCTTGGAAAAGTTCTTGAGCGGTATATTCCTGTTGTGACCGTGATTGGTGGTGCGTCTGTTGGTGCACTTGCAGCACTTGCAGATGCAGTAGGAACTCTTGGAAATGCGAGTGGTACCGGTGTGCTGCTCACAGTTGGTATTATGATTCAGATGTATGAACAGATCGCTCGTGAACAAGCAATGGAAATGCATCCGATCCTCCGAGGGTTCTTTGGAAACGAATAA
- a CDS encoding adenylate kinase, which produces MGVVVVTGIPGVGKTTVMKYAAEGLNIEFVTFGTVMADIALEKKLVKDRDEMRKLSLEQQKKLQILTAEKVGKMKNVIVDTHCTIKTPKGYMPGLPEWVLKKLKPTSIVIVEADPQEIFNRRAKDTTRNRDPDSVEKIAEHQMMNRAAAMAYAALTGATVKIVFNHDNALDAAVKEAEPVIR; this is translated from the coding sequence ATGGGTGTCGTTGTAGTAACTGGTATTCCCGGCGTTGGAAAAACCACGGTTATGAAATATGCTGCTGAGGGACTCAACATCGAATTTGTGACGTTTGGCACAGTGATGGCCGATATCGCTCTTGAAAAAAAATTGGTAAAAGATCGCGACGAGATGCGTAAGCTTTCTCTTGAACAGCAGAAAAAATTACAGATTCTTACTGCTGAGAAAGTTGGCAAAATGAAAAATGTGATTGTCGATACCCACTGCACGATTAAAACACCAAAGGGATACATGCCTGGTCTTCCTGAATGGGTGTTAAAGAAACTCAAACCAACATCAATTGTTATTGTTGAGGCAGATCCTCAAGAGATTTTCAACCGACGGGCAAAAGATACAACGAGAAATCGAGACCCGGATTCTGTGGAAAAAATCGCTGAACATCAGATGATGAATCGTGCCGCTGCCATGGCATATGCAGCTTTGACTGGCGCAACCGTGAAAATTGTTTTCAATCATGATAATGCTCTTGATGCAGCCGTAAAAGAAGCTGAACCGGTGATACGATGA
- a CDS encoding RNA-guided pseudouridylation complex pseudouridine synthase subunit Cbf5, producing MSEKIHLLPSDAKRKRLIRAQVSTNPHYGKAPHNRTIQELLSNGFINLDKPRGPTSHQVDAWIKEILDIDKVGHGGTLDPGVTGVLPVALGSGTRALQVLLVAGKEYIALMKLHKSVEKKKLIETCESFIGDVEQLPPVRSAVKRVKRKRKIYYLDVLEVRGTDVLFKVGCEAGTYIRTLCVDIGKKLGCGAHMVELRRTRVGTITEHESVTLHDVKDAYVAWKEHGDETDIRTTIQPMERLLDLVPKIIIRDSAVDALCHGARLAIPGVVELDSGIKRDDIAAVLTLKGEGVALVKMVLSTEEIMQKDSGVCAHPERVLMNKGTYPSIWKKQ from the coding sequence ATGTCTGAGAAAATCCATCTTCTCCCAAGCGACGCGAAGCGGAAACGGCTAATTCGTGCTCAAGTATCAACAAATCCACATTATGGAAAAGCACCACACAATCGAACTATCCAGGAACTTCTTAGTAACGGTTTTATTAATCTTGATAAACCACGTGGTCCGACATCACATCAGGTTGATGCATGGATTAAAGAGATCCTTGACATCGATAAAGTCGGACATGGTGGAACTCTTGATCCTGGCGTCACTGGGGTTTTGCCTGTAGCACTTGGCAGTGGGACTCGAGCTTTACAAGTATTGCTCGTTGCAGGAAAAGAATATATTGCTTTGATGAAACTACATAAATCAGTTGAGAAAAAAAAACTTATTGAAACTTGTGAGAGTTTTATTGGTGATGTTGAACAACTCCCGCCGGTCCGTTCCGCAGTGAAACGAGTCAAACGTAAAAGAAAAATTTATTATCTTGACGTATTAGAAGTTCGAGGTACTGATGTTTTGTTTAAAGTTGGCTGTGAAGCTGGAACGTATATTCGTACGTTGTGTGTTGATATTGGAAAAAAACTTGGTTGCGGTGCCCATATGGTCGAGCTGCGGCGAACTCGTGTTGGAACAATCACTGAACATGAATCAGTAACCTTGCATGATGTCAAAGATGCCTACGTCGCGTGGAAAGAACATGGCGACGAAACCGATATCCGAACTACAATTCAACCAATGGAACGACTTCTTGATCTCGTACCAAAAATCATTATTCGAGATTCAGCAGTTGATGCACTCTGCCATGGAGCACGTCTAGCAATTCCTGGTGTTGTTGAGCTTGATTCAGGGATAAAAAGAGATGATATTGCTGCAGTTCTAACGCTGAAAGGTGAAGGTGTTGCATTAGTGAAAATGGTGTTATCTACTGAAGAGATCATGCAGAAAGATTCCGGTGTTTGTGCACATCCAGAACGGGTGCTGATGAATAAAGGAACATATCCGTCAATTTGGAAAAAACAATAA
- a CDS encoding protease PrsW has protein sequence MIPQASLFLGIIPALLLLFVGLKGFQGLYKEKNIFLSFVVGIFLGVIAAIMQSFTILTIVYVVLLAFINQLLKTMILNIGRLQEQRVTVIYGLSLGLGFGSAFTPMIILAVDRLVTTDMTVQAVLVIGTLGIILFHGATGAFLGYGIYLGKTMKYLFMAIFVELAFDVLLGITIAYSRPESILVVSGCTIGLVCYGAVLFLYVTQKMMPKILDEYQRRKRSRNLQTLIK, from the coding sequence ATGATACCTCAAGCAAGTCTGTTTCTTGGAATTATACCTGCATTGCTTCTACTATTTGTAGGTTTGAAAGGTTTTCAGGGTTTATACAAAGAAAAGAATATTTTCCTTTCGTTTGTTGTTGGTATCTTTCTTGGTGTTATTGCTGCAATTATGCAATCATTTACTATTCTTACAATTGTATATGTTGTTTTACTTGCCTTTATTAATCAGCTTTTGAAAACCATGATTTTAAATATCGGGCGACTTCAGGAACAGCGAGTAACCGTAATTTATGGTCTTTCACTTGGTCTTGGATTTGGTTCTGCGTTTACACCGATGATCATTCTTGCAGTTGATCGCCTGGTGACAACAGACATGACTGTTCAAGCTGTTCTTGTGATTGGAACACTGGGAATTATCCTGTTCCATGGTGCCACCGGTGCATTCCTTGGCTATGGTATTTATCTCGGAAAAACAATGAAATATCTATTTATGGCTATTTTTGTTGAACTTGCGTTTGATGTCCTTTTAGGTATTACAATTGCATATAGCAGACCTGAATCAATACTTGTTGTCAGTGGATGTACTATTGGACTTGTGTGCTATGGAGCAGTATTGTTCTTGTATGTCACACAAAAAATGATGCCAAAGATACTTGATGAATATCAACGAAGAAAAAGATCGCGAAATCTCCAAACACTGATAAAGTAA
- a CDS encoding AAA family ATPase → MTTITISGKPGTGKTTVAKLLEKKTGLKYVYVGDLFRQLAQQHHMSLEEFGRYCEQHREIDEQLDQQQLAILKKGDVIVEGRLTAWLAHRHNIPALKIFLTADLETRANRIVKREHGTLLQRKKEIETREKSEATRYKKYYNIDITDTSIYDLIVDTADRTPEEIVECIVQKLHR, encoded by the coding sequence ATGACGACGATTACAATTAGCGGAAAACCTGGAACTGGAAAAACAACGGTTGCTAAGTTGCTCGAAAAGAAAACAGGACTCAAATATGTCTATGTTGGTGATCTTTTTCGCCAGCTTGCACAGCAACACCATATGAGTCTTGAAGAATTTGGCAGATACTGTGAGCAGCATCGAGAGATCGATGAACAACTTGATCAACAGCAACTTGCTATTCTCAAAAAAGGAGATGTGATTGTTGAAGGTCGCCTCACCGCATGGCTTGCTCATCGACATAACATCCCTGCGTTGAAAATTTTTTTAACAGCTGATCTTGAAACACGAGCAAACAGAATCGTTAAACGAGAACACGGAACACTCCTGCAGCGGAAAAAGGAAATAGAAACTCGTGAAAAAAGCGAAGCAACACGGTATAAAAAATATTACAACATTGATATTACGGATACCTCAATTTACGATTTGATTGTTGATACTGCTGATAGAACACCTGAAGAAATCGTTGAGTGTATCGTTCAAAAATTACATCGGTAA
- a CDS encoding EMC3/TMCO1 family protein: MKKLDNTGLSYGNQMLLMLLVLFAMMFIFADVGIRTWVAQALHTVFYPLIGFHGQYPLLTIILSGIIVVFLSSFFTHLFTNWKAMGKSQEINKAFQKELSKARREGNTNRMQKLMKMQPQIMKMTMDSSSGMMKPMIFLVIFIAPLFIWLTYFLGTLQYYSVTVPWASDVSLFNRSPLYITNWFLLYLVFSFLVGQLFRQTFKWISWSERWQQLKKTLFPKSHVKQP, encoded by the coding sequence ATGAAAAAACTCGATAATACTGGATTAAGTTATGGGAATCAGATGCTCCTCATGCTTCTCGTGTTATTTGCTATGATGTTCATCTTTGCAGACGTTGGAATTCGAACATGGGTTGCACAAGCGTTACACACTGTTTTTTATCCACTCATTGGTTTTCATGGCCAGTATCCGTTGTTGACAATTATACTGTCAGGAATCATCGTCGTTTTTCTTTCATCGTTTTTCACTCATTTGTTTACGAACTGGAAAGCAATGGGAAAATCACAGGAAATCAACAAAGCATTCCAAAAGGAACTCTCGAAAGCACGACGAGAAGGAAACACCAACCGTATGCAGAAACTGATGAAGATGCAACCGCAGATTATGAAAATGACGATGGATTCCAGCAGTGGGATGATGAAACCCATGATCTTCTTAGTTATTTTTATTGCACCGTTGTTTATTTGGCTAACCTATTTTTTAGGAACGCTACAGTATTATTCAGTAACAGTTCCTTGGGCGTCAGACGTTTCATTGTTCAACCGCTCTCCCCTCTATATTACGAATTGGTTTTTACTGTATCTTGTTTTTTCATTTCTGGTTGGTCAATTGTTCCGGCAAACATTCAAATGGATTAGCTGGTCGGAACGATGGCAGCAACTGAAAAAAACATTATTTCCGAAGTCACACGTTAAACAACCATGA